The proteins below come from a single Malus domestica chromosome 03, GDT2T_hap1 genomic window:
- the LOC103414738 gene encoding subtilisin-like protease SBT3.18 isoform X1 codes for MATNNFQCFWGLFLSLSLYFTHSTSTPHVYIVYLGHNYNVHVPHLTSNHHLQLLSKVFASEEDVKKSLLYSYKHSFSGFSAKLNSSQATALAHMEEVISVFRSETMQLHTTRSWDFLGLTLSSSSTSPEGTPLQLAYGDDIIVGVFDTGIWPESDSFQEEPRMRPIPSTWKGGCARGEMFEPEKACNRKLIGARYYLKGFEEEYGPLNKSGNPEYRSARDFLGHGTHTASTAVGSIVKNNASFFGLAPGTARGGAPRARLAVYKVCWGKDYDGRCSEADILAAFDDALHDGVHMISASFGSKPPLLPLFISQASIGSFHAMQLGVSVVFSAGNEGPDPSQVSNVAPWGICVAASSVDRMFPTRIILDNKLFVMGESFITTPIKAKLADATTYFVNGVCRPENWIKSKFAVGRVILCFSSIGPYEIDEAEVAAKKANASGLIFVEAETRQVDIDIIPSVHVNLEQGTKIKHYLAQSPMKPVVQIEASKTVIGKYPAPRVAYFSSRGPSSLAPDILKPDISAPGVNILAAWPPQTSPTLTLDDKRSVSWNFQSGTSMSCPHVCGVVALIKSAHPNWSPAAIRSALITTANTRDKSFDSILADGSTKASDPFDIGAGHIDPIKAMDPGLVYDMKTRDYILFLCNIGYTSDQINKIVLCSPGTDTSCPQVPISNSHINYPSITVSNLRYTVTIKRSVRNVGKNKNAIYFCTVLEPDGVEVQIWPRVLIFSWFKLENTYYVTLKPHKKSQGRYDFGEIAWSDGFHKVRSPLVVSVNTTCCDSCDSYAYSHHSYNRNLSSF; via the exons ATGGCTACTAATAATTTTCAGTGTTTTTGGGGCCTTTTTCTTTCACTTTCACTTTATTTTACTCACTCAACTTCCACACCTCAT GTTTATATAGTCTATTTGGGGCACAACTACAACGTTCATGTTCCTCACCTCACCTCAAACCATCATCTTCAACTCCTTTCCaaagtttttgcaag TGAAGAAGATGTTAAGAAATCCTTGCTTTATAGCTACAAGCACAGTTTCTCGGGGTTTTCAGCTAAGCTCAATTCTTCTCAAGCAACCGCCTTGGCCC ACATGGAAGAAGTGATATCAGTGTTTCGAAGTGAGACAATGCAGTTGCACACAACAAGAAGCTGGGACTTCTTAGGCCTTACCTTAAGCAGCAGCAGCACTAGTCCTGAAGGGACTCCATTGCAACTAGCCTATGGTGACGACATCATTGTTGGGGTCTTCGATACAG GTATATGGCCTGAATCCGATAGTTTCCAAGAAGAGCCACGGATGAGGCCTATCCCCTCAACTTGGAAGGGAGGGTGTGCTAGAGGAGAAATGTTTGAGCCAGAAAAAGCATGCAACCGCAAGCTAATTGGTGCTCGCTACTACCTCAAAGGTTTTGAAGAAGAATACGGGCCACTAAACAAGAGTGGGAATCCAGAATATCGATCAGCTAGAGATTTTTTAGGTCATGGTACACACACAGCCTCAACAGCAGTGGGTTCAATAGTGAAAAACAACGCAAGTTTCTTTGGCTTAGCACCAGGAACCGCTAGGGGAGGAGCGCCGAGGGCTCGTCTAGCGGTGTATAAAGTATGTTGGGGAAAGGACTATGATGGGAGGTGCTCTGAAGCAGACATTCTTGCAGCTTTCGATGATGCTTTGCACGATGGAGTTCACATGATATCAGCGTCATTTGGATCAAAGCCGCCATTGTTGCCGCTGTTTATATCTCAAGCTTCAATTGGTTCATTTCATGCAATGCAGTTAGGTGTTAGTGTGGTGTTCTCTGCAGGTAATGAAGGGCCAGATCCCTCACAGGTCTCAAATGTTGCTCCTTGGGGAATTTGTGTAGCTGCTTCCTCTGTTGATCGAATGTTTCCAACCCGAATAATCCTAGACAATAAGCTCTTTGTTATG GGGGAAAGCTTTATTACCACACCTATTAAGGCAAAATTAGCAGATGCAACCACATATTTTGTCAATGG GGTTTGCAGGCCAGAGAATTGGATAAAATCAAAGTTTGCGGTCGGAAGAGTAATTCTATGCTTTTCAAGCATAGGACCATACGAAATTGATGAGGCAGAAGTAGCTGCCAAGAAAGCGAATGCATCGGGTTTGATCTTTGTGGAAGCTGAGACGAGGCAGGTTGATATCGACATCATTCCCTCAGTCCATGTCAACCTTGAGCAGGGGACTAAAATCAAGCACTATCTTGCTCAATCTCCCAT GAAACCTGTTGTGCAGATAGAGGCAAGTAAAACTGTCATCGGTAAGTATCCAGCGCCTAGAGTTGCATACTTCTCTTCGAGAGGACCAAGCTCACTTGCACCTGATATTCTCAAG CCAGACATAAGTGCTCCAGGGGTCAATATATTGGCAGCATGGCCTCCTCAAACATCTCCCACTTTGACACTTGACGATAAACGTTCTGTGAGCTGGAATTTTCAGTCAGGAACGTCAATGTCATGCCCTCATGTGTGCGGAGTCGTTGCCCTTATCAAATCTGCCCATCCGAATTGGTCTCCTGCAGCCATTAGATCGGCTCTCATTACAACAG CAAACACGAGGGACAAATCCTTTGACAGCATTCTAGCAGATGGATCAACGAAAGCCTCCGATCCCTTTGACATTGGTGCTGGCCATATTGACCCCATCAAAGCGATGGACCCAGGCCTCGTTTACGACATGAAAACACGCGATTACATTCTATTCCTCTGCAACATTGGCTACACCAGTGATCAAATCAATAAGATTGTTCTTTGCTCTCCCGGAACTGATACAAGCTGTCCTCAAGTGCCAATTTCAAATTCCCACATAAACTACCCCTCCATCACAGTTTCCAATCTCCGATACACCGTGACTATCAAAAGAAGCGTCCGTAACGTGGGGAAAAATAAGAATGCGATTTATTTTTGTACTGTTTTGGAACCTGATGGAGTAGAGGTACAAATATGGCCTAGAGTTTTGATATTTTCATGGTTCAAACTAGAAAACACATATTATGTGACGCTCAAACCGCATAAGAAGTCTCAAGGGAGATATGATTTTGGAGAAATAGCGTGGTCCGATGGCTTCCACAAGGTCAGGAGTCCCTTGGTTGTATCTGTCAACACCACATGCTGTGACTCTTGTGACTCTTATGCATATTCGCATCACTCCTACAATCGTAATTTAAGCTCATTTTAA
- the LOC103414738 gene encoding subtilisin-like protease SBT3.18 isoform X2, translating into MEEVISVFRSETMQLHTTRSWDFLGLTLSSSSTSPEGTPLQLAYGDDIIVGVFDTGIWPESDSFQEEPRMRPIPSTWKGGCARGEMFEPEKACNRKLIGARYYLKGFEEEYGPLNKSGNPEYRSARDFLGHGTHTASTAVGSIVKNNASFFGLAPGTARGGAPRARLAVYKVCWGKDYDGRCSEADILAAFDDALHDGVHMISASFGSKPPLLPLFISQASIGSFHAMQLGVSVVFSAGNEGPDPSQVSNVAPWGICVAASSVDRMFPTRIILDNKLFVMGESFITTPIKAKLADATTYFVNGVCRPENWIKSKFAVGRVILCFSSIGPYEIDEAEVAAKKANASGLIFVEAETRQVDIDIIPSVHVNLEQGTKIKHYLAQSPMKPVVQIEASKTVIGKYPAPRVAYFSSRGPSSLAPDILKPDISAPGVNILAAWPPQTSPTLTLDDKRSVSWNFQSGTSMSCPHVCGVVALIKSAHPNWSPAAIRSALITTANTRDKSFDSILADGSTKASDPFDIGAGHIDPIKAMDPGLVYDMKTRDYILFLCNIGYTSDQINKIVLCSPGTDTSCPQVPISNSHINYPSITVSNLRYTVTIKRSVRNVGKNKNAIYFCTVLEPDGVEVQIWPRVLIFSWFKLENTYYVTLKPHKKSQGRYDFGEIAWSDGFHKVRSPLVVSVNTTCCDSCDSYAYSHHSYNRNLSSF; encoded by the exons ATGGAAGAAGTGATATCAGTGTTTCGAAGTGAGACAATGCAGTTGCACACAACAAGAAGCTGGGACTTCTTAGGCCTTACCTTAAGCAGCAGCAGCACTAGTCCTGAAGGGACTCCATTGCAACTAGCCTATGGTGACGACATCATTGTTGGGGTCTTCGATACAG GTATATGGCCTGAATCCGATAGTTTCCAAGAAGAGCCACGGATGAGGCCTATCCCCTCAACTTGGAAGGGAGGGTGTGCTAGAGGAGAAATGTTTGAGCCAGAAAAAGCATGCAACCGCAAGCTAATTGGTGCTCGCTACTACCTCAAAGGTTTTGAAGAAGAATACGGGCCACTAAACAAGAGTGGGAATCCAGAATATCGATCAGCTAGAGATTTTTTAGGTCATGGTACACACACAGCCTCAACAGCAGTGGGTTCAATAGTGAAAAACAACGCAAGTTTCTTTGGCTTAGCACCAGGAACCGCTAGGGGAGGAGCGCCGAGGGCTCGTCTAGCGGTGTATAAAGTATGTTGGGGAAAGGACTATGATGGGAGGTGCTCTGAAGCAGACATTCTTGCAGCTTTCGATGATGCTTTGCACGATGGAGTTCACATGATATCAGCGTCATTTGGATCAAAGCCGCCATTGTTGCCGCTGTTTATATCTCAAGCTTCAATTGGTTCATTTCATGCAATGCAGTTAGGTGTTAGTGTGGTGTTCTCTGCAGGTAATGAAGGGCCAGATCCCTCACAGGTCTCAAATGTTGCTCCTTGGGGAATTTGTGTAGCTGCTTCCTCTGTTGATCGAATGTTTCCAACCCGAATAATCCTAGACAATAAGCTCTTTGTTATG GGGGAAAGCTTTATTACCACACCTATTAAGGCAAAATTAGCAGATGCAACCACATATTTTGTCAATGG GGTTTGCAGGCCAGAGAATTGGATAAAATCAAAGTTTGCGGTCGGAAGAGTAATTCTATGCTTTTCAAGCATAGGACCATACGAAATTGATGAGGCAGAAGTAGCTGCCAAGAAAGCGAATGCATCGGGTTTGATCTTTGTGGAAGCTGAGACGAGGCAGGTTGATATCGACATCATTCCCTCAGTCCATGTCAACCTTGAGCAGGGGACTAAAATCAAGCACTATCTTGCTCAATCTCCCAT GAAACCTGTTGTGCAGATAGAGGCAAGTAAAACTGTCATCGGTAAGTATCCAGCGCCTAGAGTTGCATACTTCTCTTCGAGAGGACCAAGCTCACTTGCACCTGATATTCTCAAG CCAGACATAAGTGCTCCAGGGGTCAATATATTGGCAGCATGGCCTCCTCAAACATCTCCCACTTTGACACTTGACGATAAACGTTCTGTGAGCTGGAATTTTCAGTCAGGAACGTCAATGTCATGCCCTCATGTGTGCGGAGTCGTTGCCCTTATCAAATCTGCCCATCCGAATTGGTCTCCTGCAGCCATTAGATCGGCTCTCATTACAACAG CAAACACGAGGGACAAATCCTTTGACAGCATTCTAGCAGATGGATCAACGAAAGCCTCCGATCCCTTTGACATTGGTGCTGGCCATATTGACCCCATCAAAGCGATGGACCCAGGCCTCGTTTACGACATGAAAACACGCGATTACATTCTATTCCTCTGCAACATTGGCTACACCAGTGATCAAATCAATAAGATTGTTCTTTGCTCTCCCGGAACTGATACAAGCTGTCCTCAAGTGCCAATTTCAAATTCCCACATAAACTACCCCTCCATCACAGTTTCCAATCTCCGATACACCGTGACTATCAAAAGAAGCGTCCGTAACGTGGGGAAAAATAAGAATGCGATTTATTTTTGTACTGTTTTGGAACCTGATGGAGTAGAGGTACAAATATGGCCTAGAGTTTTGATATTTTCATGGTTCAAACTAGAAAACACATATTATGTGACGCTCAAACCGCATAAGAAGTCTCAAGGGAGATATGATTTTGGAGAAATAGCGTGGTCCGATGGCTTCCACAAGGTCAGGAGTCCCTTGGTTGTATCTGTCAACACCACATGCTGTGACTCTTGTGACTCTTATGCATATTCGCATCACTCCTACAATCGTAATTTAAGCTCATTTTAA